DNA sequence from the Rhizobium sp. ARZ01 genome:
ATTATGGCTTGGCACTGCCGTCGGAGCAGCAATACGAGCGGGCGGCGCGGGGGACCGCGGGTGCCTCCTTCCCTTGGGGTGTGGCCACGATGGACGATATGAAGGCAAATTCCGGCGTGAAAATCTGCTGCTCTGGTGATGAGAGCGACGGCTATCCGATGACAGCGCCCGCAGAGTCCTTTGCCGAGGGCGCAAGCGAGGAGGGGGTGCTCAATCTTGTCGGCAATGTCTGGGAATGGACCGGCGATGTCTATGCGCCATATGGAGCGGATGCGGTGACGGCGGGTGCCGAAACATACCGCGTGCTGCGTGGCGGCTCATGGAACAGCGATCCAAAACACCTGACGACGACCTATCGTCTGGCCTATGATCCGGAATTCCGTTTTTCCGCCAATGGGGGCTTCCGATGCGTTCGCTCCGCGCCCTGACAATCGTCACCGGCTTGCTGTTTCTTGGATCTGGCGCTGGCGCGGAGCC
Encoded proteins:
- a CDS encoding SUMF1/EgtB/PvdO family nonheme iron enzyme — protein: MVALVAFGATAADVDPITGNPLIVIPAGAFVFGRDDGPENERPRQVIEGPGFAINRTEITNGQYQHFVEATGHRPAFYASHPLLGLGNHPVVGVSWGDANAFCRYYGLALPSEQQYERAARGTAGASFPWGVATMDDMKANSGVKICCSGDESDGYPMTAPAESFAEGASEEGVLNLVGNVWEWTGDVYAPYGADAVTAGAETYRVLRGGSWNSDPKHLTTTYRLAYDPEFRFSANGGFRCVRSAP